From Hippea alviniae EP5-r, the proteins below share one genomic window:
- a CDS encoding pyridoxine 5'-phosphate synthase, which produces MRLGVNIDHVATIRQARRTTEPELIYAALLVQEALADGITMHLREDRRHIQDSDVYQVKNIIKIPLNLEMSLNEEIVNIALDVVPHQATLVPEKREEITTEGGLDVQSNFDRVKDVVKRLHDKGILVSLFIDPEEWQVEASKETGADAIELHTGSYANAKNERERELELEKLINAAKYGKKLGLHVHAGHGLTYENVKPVAAIEEIEELNIGHSIIAKSVFVGIKEAVRLMRQLIYEARWKSV; this is translated from the coding sequence ATGAGGCTGGGAGTTAACATAGACCATGTGGCAACAATAAGGCAGGCAAGAAGAACAACAGAACCAGAGCTTATCTATGCTGCTTTGCTTGTTCAGGAAGCTTTGGCCGACGGCATTACGATGCATTTAAGGGAAGATAGGCGGCATATTCAGGATAGCGATGTGTATCAGGTGAAGAATATTATAAAGATACCGTTGAACCTTGAGATGAGTTTAAACGAAGAGATAGTTAATATCGCTTTGGATGTTGTTCCACATCAGGCAACGCTTGTGCCAGAAAAAAGGGAAGAGATAACAACCGAAGGCGGGCTGGATGTTCAGTCTAATTTTGATAGGGTTAAGGATGTTGTCAAAAGATTGCACGATAAGGGTATTTTAGTGAGTCTGTTTATAGACCCAGAAGAGTGGCAGGTTGAAGCATCAAAAGAGACGGGTGCAGACGCTATTGAGCTTCATACGGGAAGTTATGCAAATGCCAAAAATGAAAGAGAAAGAGAGCTTGAACTCGAAAAGCTCATAAATGCGGCAAAATACGGCAAAAAGTTGGGTTTACATGTGCATGCAGGACACGGTCTAACTTATGAGAATGTAAAGCCCGTTGCTGCAATTGAAGAGATAGAAGAGCTAAACATAGGCCACAGCATAATTGCAAAGAGCGTGTTTGTCGGCATAAAGGAAGCCGTAAGGCTTATGAGACAGTTGATTTATGAGGCAAGATGGAAGTCGGTATAG
- a CDS encoding AAA family ATPase, with product MTEEQIDKLAKRYGFEIIQTHISWVLLGKSKVYKIKKPVDFGFLNYTTIDKRLEFCKKEVELNRRLAEEIYEGVSTINEENGELFIDGDGKVVDYAVRMKRMPQDRMMDVLIESDLITDEEIEALAKKIAEFHKKAETNDYISSFGSIKTNKFNTDENFQQTEDAVGEFITRFQYESLKKFTDEFYKKNKELFDKRIKETKIRDCHGDMYSRNICIVDKQRIFIYDCIEFNERFRYSDVASDVAFLLMDLENLGRWDLSDKFLKFYLEYSKDSSLNDILDFYKIYRAYVRGKIAFFQNNKEEANRYFDLAFGYLPDEYKPKVLVFSGLSGSGKSTVVLELSKRYGFVVLSSDVIRKRLAGLSLDDKEMVSFGEGIYSMEMTRKTYSKMFEDAYQLVRIGKSVILDATFLRSSSRKAVEKLFKRLGIKPVIVFFDIDDKTAKKHFEKREKEESVSDGRFEIYLKQKEILEKPENAITVNANWSVEKIVSFIGGCYK from the coding sequence ATGACAGAAGAGCAGATTGATAAACTTGCAAAAAGATACGGTTTTGAGATTATCCAGACTCATATATCTTGGGTGCTTTTAGGCAAAAGTAAGGTTTACAAAATTAAAAAACCTGTTGATTTTGGGTTTTTGAACTATACAACGATTGATAAAAGGCTTGAGTTTTGCAAAAAGGAAGTGGAGCTAAACAGAAGATTGGCAGAAGAAATTTATGAAGGTGTAAGCACGATAAACGAAGAAAACGGAGAGCTTTTTATAGACGGAGACGGTAAGGTTGTAGATTATGCCGTCAGGATGAAGAGAATGCCACAGGATAGGATGATGGATGTTCTGATTGAGAGCGACCTTATAACGGACGAAGAGATAGAAGCTTTGGCAAAAAAGATTGCCGAATTCCATAAAAAAGCAGAGACAAACGATTATATATCTTCATTTGGCAGCATAAAGACGAATAAGTTTAATACCGATGAGAATTTTCAGCAGACTGAAGATGCTGTTGGCGAGTTTATAACCCGATTTCAGTATGAGAGTTTGAAAAAGTTTACTGACGAGTTTTATAAAAAGAATAAAGAGTTGTTTGATAAGCGCATAAAAGAGACAAAAATCAGGGATTGTCATGGCGATATGTATTCGAGAAATATCTGCATTGTTGATAAACAGAGGATTTTTATCTACGACTGCATTGAGTTTAACGAGCGTTTTAGATATTCCGATGTTGCAAGCGATGTGGCTTTTCTGCTTATGGACCTTGAAAATTTAGGAAGATGGGATTTATCGGATAAATTTTTGAAGTTTTACCTTGAGTATTCAAAGGATAGCTCTTTAAATGATATTCTTGATTTTTACAAGATTTACAGGGCTTATGTCAGGGGAAAGATTGCATTTTTTCAAAACAATAAAGAAGAAGCAAACAGGTATTTTGACCTTGCTTTTGGTTATCTGCCTGATGAGTATAAACCAAAGGTGCTTGTTTTTAGCGGTTTGAGTGGCTCTGGCAAAAGCACGGTGGTTTTGGAGTTATCAAAGAGATACGGCTTTGTCGTTTTATCAAGCGATGTGATAAGAAAAAGGCTTGCCGGTCTGTCTTTGGATGATAAGGAGATGGTTTCGTTTGGCGAAGGAATTTACTCAATGGAGATGACAAGGAAAACATACTCGAAGATGTTTGAAGATGCCTATCAGCTTGTAAGGATTGGGAAAAGCGTTATTCTTGATGCGACTTTTTTAAGAAGTTCGTCAAGAAAAGCAGTTGAGAAGCTTTTTAAAAGGCTTGGTATAAAACCTGTAATTGTGTTTTTTGATATAGATGACAAGACAGCAAAAAAGCACTTTGAGAAGAGGGAGAAAGAAGAGTCTGTCTCAGATGGCAGGTTTGAAATATACCTAAAACAGAAAGAGATACTTGAAAAACCCGAAAATGCGATTACTGTAAATGCAAATTGGAGTGTTGAGAAAATTGTAAGTTTTATAGGGGGGTGTTATAAATGA
- a CDS encoding ATP-binding protein, with product MISEIIERFELTLERLKTYLPERKRPYFDTIKINNIRGALVYGLRGVGKTTFLISKIADSELNFLYMSADNPTISHIPLYDLVSAIFKKGYDGVVIDEIHYANRWSEHIKALYDDFPANFIWISDSSNLILKRAVSDLSRRFVQFRIPLLSFREYLFLLTGKLFDKIDPFNLNRRIFVELKGLNVLKLFSEYIRLGIRPIFLEGEYCLRLKALLEKSIYHDIPFYVNTIQDNHLRVMNAIVGYLVSSPSPTLNISSMCSQWGIGKEKLYDLLYVAEHSELLNIVKKKSKTTYTKGAKIFLSDPSVYACFNGNKGSMREAFVVMSLKERYSIFASKNERECDFIVDGIKIEVGGKGKKLKGADFVISDEIDLPVKNKIPMWVLGFVY from the coding sequence ATGATAAGTGAAATTATTGAGCGATTTGAACTCACATTAGAACGCTTAAAGACATATTTACCAGAAAGAAAAAGGCCTTATTTTGATACAATAAAGATAAACAATATAAGAGGTGCTCTCGTATATGGTTTGCGTGGCGTAGGTAAAACAACTTTTCTTATTAGTAAAATTGCGGATTCTGAGTTAAATTTTCTTTATATGAGCGCTGATAACCCTACTATATCGCATATTCCACTTTACGACCTTGTAAGTGCCATTTTTAAAAAGGGTTATGATGGAGTTGTGATAGATGAAATTCACTATGCAAATAGGTGGAGTGAGCATATAAAGGCTCTTTATGACGATTTTCCTGCGAATTTTATTTGGATAAGTGATAGTAGCAATTTGATTTTAAAAAGAGCAGTATCTGATTTGTCAAGAAGATTTGTTCAATTTCGTATACCTTTGCTGTCTTTTAGAGAGTATCTATTTCTTTTGACGGGAAAATTATTTGATAAGATTGACCCTTTTAACCTAAACAGAAGAATTTTTGTGGAGCTGAAAGGTTTAAATGTTCTGAAACTGTTTTCTGAGTATATAAGATTAGGTATAAGGCCCATATTTTTGGAAGGTGAATATTGCCTAAGATTAAAAGCTCTTCTTGAAAAATCTATATATCACGACATTCCATTTTATGTAAATACCATACAGGACAATCATCTAAGAGTTATGAACGCCATTGTTGGATATTTAGTTAGCTCTCCATCTCCTACTTTAAATATATCTTCCATGTGCAGTCAGTGGGGAATTGGTAAAGAGAAGCTTTATGATTTGCTATATGTTGCTGAGCATTCAGAATTGCTTAATATAGTTAAAAAAAAGAGTAAGACAACTTATACAAAAGGAGCAAAAATTTTTCTATCAGACCCTTCCGTGTATGCGTGTTTTAATGGAAATAAAGGTAGTATGAGAGAGGCTTTTGTTGTTATGAGTTTGAAAGAGCGATACTCTATTTTTGCGAGCAAGAATGAAAGGGAATGCGATTTTATTGTTGACGGCATTAAAATTGAAGTTGGTGGGAAAGGTAAAAAGCTTAAGGGTGCAGATTTTGTAATAAGTGACGAGATAGACCTACCGGTGAAGAACAAGATTCCGATGTGGGTTTTGGGTTTTGTTTATTAA
- a CDS encoding ribonuclease HII yields MGKTAGVDEAGRGPWAGPVVAACVILNKDIPQLDEINDSKKLTEAKREELYEIIKKNSIYGIGVASNKEIDKYGIVKAVELAIKRAINVMSQKPSFLLIDGRDKFDLPIPYKSIIDGDEKVKMIAAASIIAKVWRDRYMKLVADIYPVYGFEKHKGYGTKAHIEALKEYGPCEIHRFSFKPIKKIVEERNKKPKLLLHACCAPCATSVIERLKENYELEIFFYNPNIHPKREYEIRLNEIKRLCDYHKLKLHIGEYEPKKWVDMLKVYKNEPEGGKRCVLCYADRMKKTVKLAKELGFDYFTTTLSVSPLKKYDVIKKIGESLSKKYNIKFEDTDFKKRDGFKRSSELSRQFGFYRQDYCGCVYSNLEARRKRKSKKGCT; encoded by the coding sequence ATGGGAAAAACTGCGGGTGTAGATGAAGCGGGAAGGGGTCCCTGGGCTGGGCCTGTCGTTGCTGCATGTGTTATTCTAAACAAGGATATCCCACAGCTTGACGAGATAAACGACTCCAAAAAACTCACGGAAGCAAAAAGAGAAGAGTTATACGAAATTATCAAGAAAAACTCCATATATGGCATAGGCGTTGCATCAAACAAAGAGATAGATAAATATGGCATAGTAAAGGCCGTTGAGCTTGCCATAAAAAGGGCGATAAATGTGATGAGCCAAAAGCCTTCTTTTCTGCTTATAGACGGAAGGGATAAGTTTGATTTGCCTATTCCTTATAAAAGCATAATTGACGGCGATGAGAAGGTTAAAATGATTGCTGCAGCATCAATTATTGCCAAGGTGTGGCGAGACAGATACATGAAACTTGTTGCCGACATCTATCCTGTTTACGGATTTGAAAAGCATAAAGGATACGGCACAAAGGCTCACATAGAAGCACTGAAGGAGTATGGGCCTTGCGAGATTCATAGATTCTCTTTTAAGCCGATTAAGAAGATTGTTGAAGAAAGAAACAAAAAACCAAAGCTGCTTCTTCATGCCTGCTGTGCTCCGTGTGCAACAAGCGTAATAGAAAGGTTAAAAGAGAATTACGAGCTTGAGATATTCTTTTATAATCCCAACATACACCCTAAAAGAGAGTATGAAATCAGACTAAATGAGATAAAAAGATTGTGTGATTATCATAAATTGAAGCTGCATATAGGCGAATATGAGCCAAAGAAGTGGGTTGATATGCTTAAGGTTTACAAAAATGAGCCAGAAGGCGGCAAAAGATGTGTGCTCTGCTATGCCGATAGAATGAAAAAGACGGTTAAGCTGGCAAAAGAGCTTGGATTTGACTATTTTACAACGACACTTTCTGTTAGCCCTTTAAAAAAATACGATGTAATAAAGAAAATAGGCGAGAGTTTGTCAAAAAAATACAATATAAAATTTGAAGATACGGATTTTAAAAAGAGAGATGGTTTTAAGCGCTCTTCTGAATTATCAAGACAGTTTGGTTTTTACAGGCAGGATTACTGCGGATGTGTCTATTCAAACCTTGAAGCGAGAAGGAAGAGAAAATCTAAAAAGGGCTGTACTTAA
- a CDS encoding damage-control phosphatase ARMT1 family protein has translation MKVHAECYHCFISQATRTARLFYADREHLLKPAMEVVKVLQDIDVNLPPPIISEKVYGTIRETLGIDDPYKEIKRKYNDIALKYENFAKKEIETSENPLLFAIRLALAGNIIDFGSEVGTINLEKTIDDVVHNPLDLTDFSLFEKNLKNAKNIVLLADNAGEIVFDRILLETINKLYPDKKLYVIVRGGPIINDVTKEDAIYVGMDKVAKVVDSGEIIPGFWPDMAKPECRKVYDEADIIISKGQGNFETLSEFEDSRVYFLFLVKCGVVASYLGLKKFSKIFIRNDSRWEKLRV, from the coding sequence ATGAAGGTTCATGCTGAGTGTTATCACTGCTTTATATCGCAGGCTACAAGAACGGCAAGATTGTTTTATGCAGATAGAGAGCATCTTCTAAAGCCTGCTATGGAAGTTGTTAAGGTTTTGCAGGATATAGATGTCAATCTGCCACCGCCTATTATTAGCGAAAAGGTTTATGGAACGATAAGAGAAACTTTGGGAATAGACGACCCTTATAAGGAGATAAAGAGAAAGTATAACGATATAGCCTTAAAATACGAGAATTTTGCAAAAAAGGAGATAGAAACTTCAGAAAACCCTTTGCTTTTTGCTATCAGACTTGCTTTAGCTGGCAATATCATAGATTTTGGGAGCGAAGTCGGAACGATTAACCTTGAGAAAACAATAGATGATGTTGTCCATAATCCGCTTGACCTTACGGATTTTTCGCTTTTTGAGAAGAACTTAAAAAATGCCAAAAATATTGTTCTGCTTGCCGATAATGCAGGCGAAATCGTATTTGATAGGATTCTGCTTGAAACGATAAATAAACTGTATCCGGATAAAAAGCTTTATGTGATAGTCAGGGGCGGCCCAATAATCAATGATGTTACGAAAGAAGATGCAATCTATGTTGGAATGGATAAGGTGGCTAAAGTTGTCGATTCGGGAGAGATTATACCCGGATTCTGGCCTGATATGGCAAAACCAGAGTGCAGAAAAGTTTATGATGAAGCCGATATAATCATCTCAAAAGGGCAGGGCAACTTTGAAACATTAAGCGAGTTTGAAGATAGCCGCGTATATTTTCTATTTCTTGTGAAGTGTGGTGTTGTGGCGAGTTATCTCGGATTGAAGAAGTTTTCTAAGATATTTATCAGAAACGACTCACGATGGGAAAAACTGCGGGTGTAG
- a CDS encoding potassium channel protein, translating to MKLDVKISIRKTFFAETISSSFYRFFMMFVVALSLIAIVGYDKAIPIYLGSPTLYRYIEIFTILVFAFDLFIRTLMVVEERKQKNAISILKYLTLPSTIADIIALIPYTSLPYPYRILIIISRVIKGARFSRSFQGVMEGISERAFEISTVFIIFTFLIIASSIIIFVAEGGHNPKIHNLFDAIWWSIVTFTTVGYGDIVPTTPTGRIVASFLMIMGISGIALLTGIVSSAFTDKIINMKLNVEEIMEKKIKKLENHFIICGYGRVGKVVAKEMERFKKPFVIIEEDSEKAHEAINEGYLTIIGSATEEEILKKARVDKAQGIALVMDSDADNLYTLITAKDENRNILAVARANSEDSVKKFIKLGAKTISPYQSSGYDISRMLISPRTAEFVSIVMQSDRTIEMGEFYIGKNSPYAGKKIKDTDIRSNYNIIIIAMITKNKETIFNPKANCVIEEGSTLICVGTKEDMEKFESKLTNET from the coding sequence ATGAAGCTGGATGTAAAAATAAGCATAAGAAAAACATTTTTTGCTGAAACCATATCATCGTCATTTTACCGCTTTTTTATGATGTTTGTTGTTGCTTTATCACTCATTGCTATCGTTGGATATGACAAGGCAATACCCATATACTTAGGTTCTCCAACCCTTTACAGATACATAGAGATATTCACAATCTTGGTATTTGCATTTGATTTATTCATAAGGACATTGATGGTTGTTGAAGAGAGAAAGCAGAAAAACGCAATAAGCATACTAAAATATCTCACTCTTCCATCAACAATAGCAGACATAATCGCTCTCATACCTTACACCAGCCTGCCTTACCCCTACAGAATTCTCATAATAATCTCAAGGGTTATAAAAGGCGCCCGTTTTAGCCGAAGTTTTCAGGGCGTTATGGAAGGCATCAGCGAAAGGGCATTTGAAATATCAACAGTCTTTATAATCTTCACATTTTTAATCATAGCATCGTCAATTATCATATTTGTCGCAGAAGGCGGTCATAATCCGAAAATTCATAATCTATTCGACGCAATTTGGTGGAGCATAGTTACATTTACAACCGTCGGATATGGAGACATTGTTCCAACAACTCCAACAGGAAGAATAGTTGCATCGTTTTTAATGATTATGGGTATCTCAGGCATAGCTTTACTTACAGGTATTGTCTCCAGCGCATTTACGGATAAAATTATAAACATGAAACTCAATGTGGAGGAAATCATGGAAAAAAAGATAAAAAAGTTGGAAAATCACTTCATAATCTGCGGATATGGAAGGGTCGGCAAAGTTGTAGCAAAGGAAATGGAAAGATTTAAAAAACCTTTTGTAATAATAGAAGAAGACTCAGAAAAAGCCCATGAAGCAATAAATGAAGGATATCTAACAATAATAGGCAGCGCAACAGAAGAAGAGATATTAAAAAAAGCACGGGTTGACAAGGCTCAGGGTATAGCTTTAGTAATGGATTCAGACGCAGACAACTTATATACACTAATCACGGCAAAAGATGAGAACAGAAACATCTTAGCTGTTGCACGAGCAAACTCAGAAGATTCAGTTAAAAAATTCATAAAATTGGGCGCAAAAACCATATCACCATATCAATCAAGCGGATACGACATATCCCGAATGCTTATTTCACCCAGAACAGCCGAATTCGTTTCTATAGTAATGCAATCAGATAGAACCATTGAGATGGGTGAGTTCTATATAGGCAAAAATTCGCCCTATGCAGGCAAAAAAATTAAAGATACAGATATAAGAAGCAATTACAATATCATAATAATTGCCATGATAACAAAAAACAAAGAGACTATTTTTAACCCGAAAGCAAATTGCGTAATAGAAGAAGGCTCAACCCTAATCTGCGTTGGCACAAAAGAAGATATGGAAAAATTCGAAAGTAAACTCACTAATGAGACTTAA
- a CDS encoding Rossmann-like domain-containing protein: MSILEEALFKFKEIVENHGLLNKKIQIKMRPLKPEEAIGKPERDDFPLLKGKEVLIEADFLSAKGQAFTDEPSDFEGYIEDVLKLSLSTNRNRAVVVATINAVLRHLNMTWGTIHCKDEEPSQCAAEMAERFYRRWGKNTTIGMVGLQPALAASMITVFSANNVKIADLDEDNIGKDFNGVKILDGREFSKKVVAESFVALITGSSVVNGTIDELIGVSKMDNKNRIVIFYGTTIAGVASLLNLNRLCFKSH, encoded by the coding sequence ATGAGTATTTTGGAAGAAGCTCTTTTTAAATTTAAGGAAATTGTCGAGAATCATGGATTGTTGAATAAGAAAATACAGATTAAAATGAGACCTTTAAAGCCAGAAGAAGCCATAGGTAAACCAGAAAGGGACGATTTTCCTCTTCTTAAAGGTAAAGAAGTGCTTATAGAAGCTGATTTCTTATCTGCTAAAGGACAGGCATTTACCGACGAGCCGAGCGATTTTGAAGGTTATATTGAAGATGTATTAAAGCTTTCACTTTCAACGAACAGAAATAGAGCCGTTGTTGTTGCCACTATTAACGCTGTTTTAAGGCATTTGAATATGACATGGGGAACTATTCACTGCAAGGATGAAGAGCCGTCTCAATGTGCAGCTGAAATGGCAGAGAGATTTTACAGGAGATGGGGTAAAAATACAACTATAGGTATGGTTGGACTTCAGCCTGCCCTTGCGGCTTCCATGATAACTGTTTTCTCAGCTAATAATGTAAAAATAGCCGATTTAGACGAAGATAATATTGGAAAGGATTTTAATGGTGTGAAAATTTTAGACGGCAGGGAATTTTCAAAAAAGGTTGTTGCAGAGAGCTTCGTTGCTTTAATCACAGGCTCAAGTGTAGTAAACGGCACGATTGATGAGTTAATAGGAGTATCTAAAATGGACAACAAAAACAGAATCGTTATATTTTATGGAACGACAATAGCAGGCGTTGCAAGTTTGCTTAATTTAAACAGGCTCTGCTTTAAGTCTCATTAG
- a CDS encoding cupin domain-containing protein: MKKFLVLIAAIFLSVPAFGKSKQPEFLVKNALKCPQKVYGGGFLVREVIHPKNDGVNPGFSTSYITLKPHSKTEPHKLTKSAQVYYILKGEAILHIGNKTVKAKPNMAIYIAPNVIQWAENKSNRDFVFLCIVSPPWYKSEEKVLK; encoded by the coding sequence ATGAAAAAATTTTTAGTCTTAATTGCAGCAATATTTCTAAGCGTCCCTGCTTTTGGAAAATCGAAACAACCTGAATTCCTCGTAAAAAATGCCCTTAAATGCCCGCAGAAGGTTTATGGTGGTGGATTCTTGGTAAGAGAAGTGATACATCCAAAAAACGATGGAGTAAACCCTGGTTTTTCAACCTCTTACATAACCTTAAAACCACACTCAAAAACAGAACCGCATAAACTCACAAAAAGCGCTCAAGTGTATTACATTCTAAAAGGCGAAGCCATATTGCATATTGGCAACAAAACAGTTAAAGCAAAGCCAAACATGGCAATCTACATAGCACCAAATGTAATCCAATGGGCAGAGAATAAAAGCAACAGAGACTTTGTATTTCTATGCATAGTTTCTCCACCCTGGTATAAAAGTGAAGAGAAGGTGTTGAAGTAG
- the fusA gene encoding elongation factor G produces MAVDISKKRTVAICGSGGCGKTTLCEDILFQTKKITRKGSTDKGNTVMDFDSEEIERKISLQLAVGYTDHKKHRIYLIDTPGYHNFIADALCGIKAADSTVMLIDIKDGPDAQNERLLDEIKREKKPTLFFLNGIDKEDIHLDKTLQSIKENLSEKAFLLHLPIFKDNSITGYIDILSKKAFDFEGKEIDIPSDLEDQLEEKYMELVEEISTYDDELMEKYLEGEELDKKTINETLKKAVKEGSLYPMLIGSALKGYGTMQLLDEIVELLPAPEEAFDEDAALVFKTYNDPQMGKISLIKVCSGTFKADTTYYNTTKDQEERLGTINLMQGKTLSKIEEATTGDIFAVAKLKITQTGDTLANKGSKVKCDFVEMPLRYISAAIYGSSKGDEEKIGAAISKIIESDPTLSFTRNNETGEFILTGMGKLHLETVVSRLKKKYGVEVELKKPKVAYKETIKGKTTSHGRYKKQTGGHGQFGDCTIEIEPLPRGKGFEFEDLIVGGAIPKQFIPSVEKGIKNAMEQGILAGYPMIDIKIRLIDGKYHPVDSSDLAFQMAGSIAFKEGVVKCKPVLLEPIVEMEVYVPDETMGDVIGDLNSRRGRVLGMEPYEEKKGYQRIRALVPEAEILEYAPSLRSLTGGRGFFKYQFSTYEEVPPQIAEKIIEESKKEEEKK; encoded by the coding sequence ATGGCTGTTGATATCTCCAAAAAGAGAACCGTCGCAATATGTGGCTCAGGTGGTTGTGGCAAGACAACCCTATGCGAAGATATCCTATTTCAGACGAAAAAGATAACAAGAAAAGGCTCAACAGACAAAGGCAATACAGTAATGGATTTTGATTCAGAAGAGATCGAAAGAAAAATCTCACTTCAGCTTGCAGTCGGATATACAGACCACAAAAAACACAGAATATATCTAATAGACACACCAGGGTATCATAATTTCATAGCGGATGCACTGTGCGGCATAAAGGCAGCAGACAGCACTGTAATGTTAATAGACATAAAAGATGGTCCTGATGCTCAGAACGAAAGACTGCTTGATGAAATAAAGAGAGAGAAAAAACCAACACTATTCTTCTTAAACGGCATAGACAAAGAAGACATACACCTTGACAAAACACTTCAATCAATCAAAGAAAACCTTTCAGAAAAAGCATTTCTTCTTCATCTGCCAATCTTTAAAGATAACAGCATCACAGGATATATCGATATTCTATCTAAGAAGGCATTTGACTTCGAAGGCAAAGAGATTGACATACCGTCAGACTTAGAAGACCAGCTTGAAGAGAAGTATATGGAATTGGTTGAAGAGATTTCAACCTATGATGATGAGTTGATGGAGAAGTATTTAGAAGGTGAAGAGTTAGACAAAAAAACCATCAACGAAACACTCAAAAAAGCTGTAAAAGAAGGCTCTTTATATCCGATGCTTATCGGTTCTGCTCTAAAAGGTTACGGAACAATGCAGCTGCTTGATGAGATAGTGGAACTCTTGCCAGCACCAGAAGAAGCATTCGATGAAGATGCAGCTTTGGTCTTTAAAACATACAACGACCCACAGATGGGCAAAATCAGTCTGATTAAAGTCTGCTCAGGCACATTTAAGGCAGATACAACATATTACAACACGACAAAAGACCAAGAAGAGAGACTTGGCACGATAAACCTTATGCAGGGTAAAACTCTCTCCAAAATAGAAGAAGCAACAACAGGCGACATATTCGCTGTTGCAAAACTAAAAATAACCCAGACAGGCGATACACTTGCAAACAAGGGTTCAAAAGTAAAATGCGACTTTGTTGAGATGCCGTTAAGATACATATCTGCAGCAATTTACGGCTCAAGCAAGGGAGACGAAGAAAAAATTGGTGCAGCAATAAGCAAGATTATAGAGTCAGACCCAACATTATCATTTACAAGAAACAACGAGACGGGTGAGTTTATACTAACAGGAATGGGTAAATTGCACCTTGAGACGGTTGTATCAAGGCTAAAGAAAAAATACGGCGTTGAAGTTGAATTGAAGAAACCAAAAGTTGCATACAAAGAGACAATAAAAGGCAAAACAACATCTCACGGAAGATACAAAAAGCAGACAGGTGGTCATGGTCAGTTTGGCGACTGCACAATCGAAATAGAACCACTCCCAAGAGGCAAAGGTTTCGAGTTTGAAGATTTAATCGTTGGTGGTGCAATACCAAAACAGTTTATACCATCAGTAGAAAAAGGCATCAAAAATGCAATGGAACAGGGAATATTGGCTGGCTATCCGATGATAGACATCAAAATCAGACTAATAGACGGTAAATATCACCCTGTTGACTCGAGCGATTTGGCATTCCAAATGGCAGGTTCAATAGCATTCAAGGAAGGTGTAGTAAAATGCAAACCCGTCTTGCTTGAACCAATTGTTGAGATGGAAGTGTATGTGCCTGACGAGACGATGGGCGATGTTATAGGTGATTTAAACTCAAGGCGCGGCAGAGTTTTGGGTATGGAACCATATGAAGAGAAAAAGGGATATCAACGCATAAGAGCTCTTGTGCCAGAAGCAGAAATTTTAGAGTATGCACCATCTTTAAGGTCTTTAACTGGCGGTCGTGGTTTCTTCAAGTATCAGTTCTCAACCTATGAAGAAGTGCCACCACAGATAGCAGAGAAAATTATTGAAGAGTCAAAGAAAGAAGAAGAGAAAAAATAA
- a CDS encoding universal stress protein, producing the protein MNGSVSIKKILAPTDFSEASVYALTYAKAIAEKFDAKLYLYHCITDINSYVGYVPSFPSEEVIKGLREDAIRQMEHLRNRYNLKNVEDVIEIGDAAKRIVEFAKHNEIDLIVIGAHGKSGIERFMFGSVTEKVMRTSDIPVLEVKAPH; encoded by the coding sequence ATGAACGGTAGTGTTTCAATTAAGAAGATTCTCGCTCCGACGGATTTTTCGGAAGCTTCAGTATATGCTTTAACCTATGCAAAGGCTATAGCTGAGAAGTTTGATGCAAAGTTGTATCTGTATCACTGTATAACGGACATAAACAGCTATGTAGGTTATGTGCCATCTTTTCCTTCCGAAGAAGTGATAAAAGGTTTAAGAGAAGATGCTATAAGACAGATGGAGCATTTGAGAAACAGATATAACCTTAAAAATGTCGAAGATGTGATAGAAATAGGCGATGCTGCAAAAAGGATTGTTGAGTTTGCAAAGCATAACGAGATAGATTTAATCGTAATTGGAGCTCACGGTAAGAGTGGCATAGAGAGATTTATGTTTGGCTCTGTCACAGAGAAGGTGATGAGAACAAGCGATATTCCCGTTTTAGAAGTAAAAGCTCCACACTAA